Within Quercus lobata isolate SW786 chromosome 5, ValleyOak3.0 Primary Assembly, whole genome shotgun sequence, the genomic segment ACTAGTCGAAATGGCATTTCTCCAGTGGGTGTTCTTGTTGTAGTCCAGTATGCCCATAGAACGCTTGGTAGTTCGTCCGGCcagataccctttgcccccttgAGCCGGGTCTTGATTATCTTGAGTAAGGACCGGTTCGTGACTTCGACTTGCCTATTAGCCTGTGGGTGTGCTGGCAACAAGTAATGGTTCTTGATCCCAAGTTCCGAGCAGAAGTCTCTGAATGCACTGTTGTCGAATTGCTTACCGTTGTCAAAAACCAGCACTCTGGGTATCCCATACCTGCATATGATATTTCTCCAGACAAAACTTCGGATGTTCTTCTCCGTAATGGTGGCTAAGGCTTCTGCTtctacccacttagtgaagtaatcTATGCCAACTACTAGGAACTTTAGTTGCCTGATCGCCATTGGGAATGGGCCCATTATATctagtccccattgtgcgaacagCCAAGGTGCCGTCATGGGTGTCAGTTCTTCGGACGGTTGTCTGAtgaaattgctgaacctctgaCACTTGTCGTAGGACTTGACATAAGCTTGCACGTCCTTCAGCATTGTAGGCCAGTAGTATCTGGCTCTGATCAACTTGTGTACTAATGATCATGCGCTCGAGTGGTTTTCGCAGATACCCTCGTGGACTTCTCTCATTACGTAATGTGCTTCCTCGTGGCCTAAACACCTCAGGTATGGTCGAGTGAACCCTCTTTTGTATAAGACATCTTTCATCAGCACAAACCATGCTGCCTAGACCTTCAATTTTCTTGCAGCGTTCTTCTCGTCCGGTAACACGCCGGTTTTTAGATAGAATATCAATGGCGTAGTCTAATTGCATTCATAGTCTACTTCCTGCATACACATTCCGTCATCGATCAGTGAGGAGAGTTGAACGAATGATAATACCTGTTCGGGGACAAGCATAAATTCGGCTGAGGCAGCTTTTGCTAGATGGTCGGCACATTCATtttcttcccttgggatttgaacaaatCTGACTTCAAGGTCGCCGATTCGGTATTTTACTTCTTCTATATACCTCTTCATCCTCTCATTTTTGCATTCGTAGCTGCCATTAATTTGACTCGTTACAACCTGTGAATCGCAGTGTACGACTATGTTTTCCGCCCCCGCAGCCTTTGCGAGGTCTAGCCCTGCCACCAAGGCTTCATACTCCGCCTCGTTGTTGGTCGTGGGGAAATCTAGTCGAATCATGCATTGGATCTTATCTCCCTCAGGGGATTGGATCACTACGCCGGCTCCTCCTGCTCGTCTGTTAGAAGATCTGTCTATATAAATGTTCCACTGTCTTTTCTCCCCTGCCCCCTGGCCGTCTCCAAAGGTGAATTCTGGGATAAGGTCAGCTACTACCTACCCTTTTATAGCGTCCTCGGATGGTACTGGATGTCAAATTCGCTAAGCTCTACTGCCCATAATGCCATTCTTCCTGCAGCCTCTAGACCACTCATAGCTTTCCTCAAGGGCTTGTCTGTCAAGACAACAATGGTGCACGCTTGGAAGTATGGCTTAAGTTTTCACGCTGCGACTATCAACGCGAAAGCCAACTTCTCCATCTGAGGGTACCTCTTTTCTGCCCCTCTGAGTGCTCGACTAGTAAAGTAGACTGGCTTTGAGATCCGTCTTCCTCTCTTACCAGAGCTGTGCTTACAGCGGTGTGTGAGACAGCAAAATACAGGTAAAGCTCTTCTCCTGGCTTGGATGGACTGAGCAGCGGTGGGGATGAAAGGTATGCCTTTAAGTCGTTAAATGTCGTCTGGCATTCGTCTGTCCATTCGAATGATTTCTTTAGAGTgcggaagaagggtaaacaccTGTCCGTCGCTCTTGAGACGAACTTGTTCAAGGCTGCAACCTTTCTGTTCAAACTTTGAACTTCCTTAACCGTCCTTCATGGCTCTAACTCCATTATGGCCCGTACTTTTTCCGAGTTGACCTCTATACCTCTTTGAGACACCATGAAGCCAAAGAATTTCCCGGCCGTCACTCCGAATGCGCACTTgtttggattcagcttcatgttgAATGATCGGAGTGTGTCAAACGTCTCCCTGAGGTCGTCTAGGTGATCAACTTCACGCAGGCTCTTTACCAACATGTCgtcaacataaacttgtacaTTCCTTCCGATCTGGTGcgcaaacatcttgttcattaacctttggtatgttgccccaACATTTTTGAatccgaaaggcatcaccttgtagcagAATAATCCCTGGCTTGTGACAAAggaggtcttctcttgatcagATTCATCCATCCTGATCTGTTTGTagcccgagaaagcgtccatgaaactTAGGAGCTGGTGTCTCACAGTTGAATCTACCAAGGTATCTATCCGTGGGAGCAGGTAGTTGTCTTTAGGGCAAGCCTTGTTAAGATCTGTGAAatctacgcacatcctccaaTTTCCGTTGGCCTTTTTAACCATGACGACGTTCACCAACCAGTCGAGGTAATATGCTTCCCAGATGAAACCTGCCTCTAGTAATTTTCAAACTTCCTCAGCTATGGCCTTGTCCCGCTCCTGGGCGAACACTCGTTTCTTTTGTCGGATTGGAGGGAATGAGGACGACACATTTAACTTGTGGACCATGACTGTGGGGTTAATTCCTGGCATGTCTTCGTGACTCCAGGCGAACACGCCTTTGTTATCTCTGAAGAAAGTTGTGAGCATTTGGCGCACTGGCCAACTAGCTAGTGTGCCAATTCTGGTCGTCCGTTCCAGCCGCGAGTCATCAAGGCTTACCTCTTCCAGCTCTTCAATTGGCTCTGCTAGTGCTCGTTGCTCTTCGATACACATCGTTTGTTGTTGATCCTCCATCTCTAGCATGGCAATATAGCATTCCTGTGCTGCTATTTGATTTCCCCGCAGTTCTCCTACCCCATACTTCGTCGGGAATTTAATCATCAAGTGGTATGTTGAAGTTGCCGCCTTCCAGGAATTGAGAGTGGGCCGTCCGAGAATGGCATTGTAGGCAGACGAGTAGTCGACTACGAGAAACATTACTTCCTTAGTGATATGCCGAGGATAGTCACCTGCCGTCACAGATAGTGTAATTACACCTAAGGGGAACACCTTTGTTCCCCCAAATCCCACAAGTGGGGCATTTGTTGGGGTTAATCGTTCCCTATCAATCCTCATTTGTTGGAATGTCGGGTAGTATAAGATGTCCGctgagctgccgttgtcgacgATGACCCAATGCATGTTATAATCCCCTATTTACAAGCTGGCCACAAGTGCGTCATCATGAGGATGGTGAAGCCTCCGAGTATCATCCTCTAAAAATCCGATAACTGGATTATCTATTCGTGGTATCTTAGGTACGGATCCCGTAAGTTGGACACTATGGACCATTTTGAGGTAGGTTTTGTTGGCTTTTTTGGAAGATCCGGTAGCGGTTGTGCCCCCTACAATCATTCTTATGTCCCCATAGGTGGTTTAGGGTGCTCATTCTCCCTTCGTGGGGCCTGCTCCTGGGGCAGATCGGTTCTTTCCTTGCTTACAAACCTCTGTAGCTTACCTTGTCTaataagggcctcaatctgctgctttaGATCGTAGCAGTTGGCTGTGTCGTGCCCGTGGTCACGGTGGAAGCGGCAATACTTATCCCTTGACCTCTTGTTGGGGTCTCCCTTTAGTTTACCAGGGAACGTCAGTGCTCCTTCTTCCTCGATCTGCATTAAGACTTGATCTATCGGGGCGGTTAATGGGGTGAAGTTGGTGAACTTCCCAGTGGGGGGTCTAGGGTGCCTTTCATCTCGTTGATCTCCGATTCTAGCAATCTTTCGCCTCCTATCCTGTCGTGTGTCCTCCTGTCTTTCCCTCGTCCTGGGCTTCTCATCGCTGGCCAACAacgcatcttctgcattcatgtatTTGGTGGCTCTATAAAGTACGTCCGTCATGGTCTTCGGGTCATTtttgtataaagaaaacaaaaacttacccttccgCAATCCATTAGTGAATGCAGCTACAAGTATCTTATCATCCGCTTCGTCAATTGAAAGGGCCTCCTTGTTGAAACGAGTTATATAGGACCGCAGTGTCTCGTCTTCTCGCTGCTTGATGCTCATTAAGCACACAATAGACCTTTTGTACCTATGTCCCCCAATAAAGTACGAGGTGAACTGGGCGCTCAATTCCTTGAAAGTATTGATGGAGCTTGGCGTTAATCTACTGAACCAAATTCTCACAGGGCCCTTCAGCATCGTCAGGAAGACCCTACACATGATCTCGTCTGGtaccccttgaaggtgcattagggtcttgaaagTCTCTAGATGATCGAGGGGATCCTTGACCCCGTCGTAGCTTTCAATCTGGGGCATGCGAAACTTTTGTGGCAGGGGGAATGAGTTTACGGAGGTAGTGAACGGTGAGTCGGTTCTGTTTACTAGGTCATCAAGATCATTGGACACTCGTCCCTTGAGGACATTCATCATGACctccatctgttccttcattGCCTGCATCTCTGCGACAATAGGTGGAAGGGCCGAATCCATGAGGGATGGAAGGCTCATGTTTTGCCGCTCTAGTCTGCTTGGGGCGTTTCTGCCCTCTGGCTTCTCTTGGTCCCTTCGTTCAGCACTGGTACCTTCTTGGTTTTCCTCCTGAACGTTATGTCTTGCGTCCCTTTGGCGTAACTGCTCCTCCAAATCATGGTTCTGTTTTGTGAGACGTTCTACTGCTGCCATGAGAGTTTGGACCTGCCTCTCTAATGCAGTAGATCTTGGCGGCTCATCCCCTTGAATGTTGTTGGTGGAAGCCATcaagcgagtgagtaccatgcaactcttatGTCAGGGAAGCGATAGTCTGGCTAAGCTCGATattcccacagacagcgccaattgatgatgccgtaaaattaccagtgagctacacgatccTCACACGCTTGAACTATcaacctgcaagaagaaagaagtgatctaACAGagggcaccggtgtggtgccggccaaataccctccaaaggtcaagttagaactattctcaactCTAGAATGCTAGAGAGGGGTAAATTAtacgtaccttgatttgtgagggtattggggcttttatagtggTAGAAAGTTGGCCTCTCTTCCTtgatgtagaagtcttttccttatgggaatcctcttgagtaatcccaaacgtggtggacaagacatttccttgtagagaggATCTTTCCACTAACGCGTGTATCTTCCAGAATTCTCCTCGTACTAGGATTCCGATTTCCTTTGGGATTCTACCGGATTTCAAGCGTGTGTAACAACTATTTTAAGTTAGGATTCCTGCTATGCCTTAGGCCTACCCATTATCGGCCCATGGGCTAAGATCCGTCAAGCCCATTATGGGGAAGGTCCGTCATGCCAATTTTTACCCCTTCATTAGTAATCAACTACCAGTCTACCACTCGATTTCTTGATTTTTACTTTTGGAACCTAAACTTGTTACTTGACACTTCCTTCCACAGAAAATAGTTACAAACATTATGAGACATCTGTCTCTTGATTTGTCTCATTTTAAAAGAATCCTCATGTAGTTAGCCTTTACAAGTCAACAACTATGTTCTCCACTTCTCCTAAAGCAAGTTACATGAATGTTATTATCAATTTCTTCCCCTTacaaattttcttattctaGTGGGTTCATAAAAACCCAAACCATGAAAAAAGATTGAACGGCTCTGATTTGATTTAAGAAGTTGCTAGGAAGGCTCAATAACTTACAAAAACTCGCAATCCTTCATCAACCAAATTTAACGGGTCATCAAGTCGTTCCCTTAATACACCATTAAACTCCAGTATCCAAATATCACGAAAGGCTCATTTCTTACACTCGGCCCAAGTTCTTAAACAGTTCAGCCTATGACTTTTTAAAGATTTATTAATTCATTTCGGGTGTGATGTGATGAGGTATTTAGTGTTCACTTGGGTCCCTAAGCTCGtttgttttggaatttggaattaaaaagtatagtaaatttaaaaaaaaaaattatattttgagtaTTCATAATATAAAAAGTTTGTGTTTTATGCTGTATTTTTAtagcttttttgaaaaaaaaaaaaaaaatgaaatcacaCACTCCAGTGGTTtgcataagtttttttttttttttttttttttttttttttttaacaaaagtgtattttttaatgttttttttaacatCTTGTGGGTCCCATAATGttgaaattaattataactATGTCATTCAAAATTGTTACTTGAATACTaagtgtatgtatgtgtgtgaagctctttCCTAAATATATGAATCACAACCCTTATTTCCCAACCTACAAAAATTTGTACTTATGGAGTGATTATCACGTCAAGATTGTGTAGCCGTCACAAGATTTTCTACTTAGTCGGATcaagatttttagatttttttaaagtactCTAATACGTAGATTTCATTTTATCTAAACCATTTAATTTTCTACCAAATAActtatattataaaatgatattaatCTACAGACAAAAACCTTAAATGATAATGTCACATCAGCTATTAAGTGTGAGTTTGGGAAGCACATTTTGCGCATTTCTCAACGGCTACGTTTTTTTTTGTGGTCTTTGTGCATTGTTCACAATATCCATAAGTACGAAATTCAGcaaattttaagttaaaattgaGTCCttcgatactattcacacatttaaaaattattttgttacagtgttttcagtttttagttttcaatttcaatttttaacaataagTGATATTCAAATAAGGcctaaaaaggaaaacaattttaCAAGCCAAATTTTATTGTGCCTATTGGAAGACGCAATAACTGTGTGGTATCAACCACAACACGCAATTCAACCACCCCATTAAAATCAGCTGTCCTATGGTCCTTCTTTCATCTTCTCTTTTAGCACTCAACTTTTGGGACTCAAACTTCGTTGTTCCTTGACTTCCTTCCACAGAAAAAAGTTACAAACATCACGAGAAATGACCCACCAAATTTCCCCTTCATTCCATTCAGATATTTTTGGGAACTAAACTTCATATCAACTAGTCAAATTTgtctttgctttttctttttctttttttttgttatcttcATTTTTAGAAACAAGTAAGCAACGTCCACCagatttactatttatttttaggaagTAAAGTTCCTTTCActggctgaaaaaaaaaaaaaaaaccttgaccCGCATTGAATTTTCGTCATATAAAGTTACAAACAATACAAGAAAAGACGCCCCAATCCAATTGTAACCTCAAAGGAAAATAATGGTTTGAGTAAAAAACACCAACCATTCTACTTGTTGATTATAATCTTTCAACTGCTCCtttctattatcagaaattaCAGAAAAAGAGACATCTCGCACCAATGCTAACCCAAGGATATAATGGTTTGACTAACACCAACCATTCTAAGATCAAAGCTGGATGAGATTATTTCCATTGCttctttagtttatttgttaagtacacttttttaaaatgaataattgtaattttatataataaaccCACGAAAATAAACTCAATTAACTAGATAAATTTTCCTGTCACTCACATTTTAGTAGTTGGTAGGAATAACATAGACTAATAGGCACAAAGAGCCATATATGTCAAATTCTATCTCAATTGTTGTGCTTTTAACTGCGTTTGGGATCCACCATAACACACAATCAGGGGCGGCTTTTAAACCCCctgacttcaaaaaaaaaaatatatatatatatatttctaatattttttttttgttagtttaatactttaatttattcttaaaaatatttttgcacacccTGACTTAAATCTTATAGACCATTATTACAAGTATTTCCAACTCTAAGAGTATTAgtaagtgtttgtgaattgtaagtatcattctttattataaatttatattataagtgtgtgagtgtgtctaatattaattgtgtgcattactttttgttataatgttatttgtgtgaataatgatgtgtgtggatacttgtgtgtacaatataaatataatataactttatataatttaataattaggaaatatagAGGGtttattatatgtgtgtatattgttattatgttataataactttttgttataaagtcaaaaaaattcaagaaaaattgtaaagttagtgattgttcAAGCATTTGATTGATTAAATAGACACGTAGtgtattattttatgtatgaatgagAGTGGTGGTAtgcgtcaataattaatacagtACCAATGAGTTAAGTttattcatttagtttaaaatatttttataaaaataataacaaattaatagataataacaactacataaaaaataaaaaataaataaaaaattgttagacaaacttaacaaaacaaaatggtCATAGCTATCCACATTGGCAATAAAtcaatcatcaatatatatatatatatatatataaaagcagagacctcatgcgAGAGAGCATGAAGTTCTGCCATGTGGCATACTCTatgaagagaattgaaatacCCTTAAGCCACATTAGAtataagaacaaatttaaaagtagagactctttatttcatttggttcaatgtttcaagactatttttattacattatttattcaatgttttaagactatttatttcatttggttcaatgtttcaagacttttgatctctcacacacacaaaaaactctTTACATTTCCATTCAACCTTTTCACTTCTACTCATTTATATACACATGTCCATAGCCTTTCATACCCATTGTAGTATCATCTGATCGTAACCCATATGAGTAGGCTATAACCAAGGA encodes:
- the LOC115990371 gene encoding uncharacterized protein LOC115990371, with the protein product MASTNNIQGDEPPRSTALERQVQTLMAAVERLTKQNHDLEEQLRQRDARHNVQEENQEGTSAERRDQEKPEGRNAPSRLERQNMSLPSLMDSALPPIVAEMQAMKEQMEVMMNVLKGRVSNDLDDLVNRTDSPFTTSVNSFPLPQKFRMPQIESYDGVKDPLDHLETFKTLMHLQGVPDEIMCRVFLTMLKGPVRIWFSRLTPSSINTFKELSAQFTSYFIGGHRYKRSIVCLMSIKQREDETLRSYITRFNKEALSIDEADDKILVAAFTNGLRKGKFLFSLYKNDPKTMTDVLYRATKYMNAEDALLASDEKPRTRERQEDTRQDRRRKIARIGDQRDERHPRPPTGKFTNFTPLTAPIDQVLMQIEEEGALTFPGKLKGDPNKRSRDKYCRFHRDHGHDTANCYDLKQQIEALIRQGKLQRFVSKERTDLPQEQAPRRENEHPKPPMGT
- the LOC115990370 gene encoding uncharacterized protein LOC115990370; amino-acid sequence: MHWVIVDNGSSADILYYPTFQQMRIDRERLTPTNAPLVGFGGTKVFPLGVITLSVTAGDYPRHITKEVMFLVVDYSSAYNAILGRPTLNSWKAATSTYHLMIKFPTKYGVGELRGNQIAAQECYIAMLEMEDQQQTMCIEEQRALAEPIEELEEVSLDDSRLERTTRIGTLASWPVRQMLTTFFRDNKGVFAWSHEDMPGINPTVMVHKLNVSSSFPPIRQKKRVFAQERDKAIAEEV